One region of bacterium genomic DNA includes:
- a CDS encoding NADH-quinone oxidoreductase subunit B: MLDFKVDEDLALVTRSDDKNFILTTVDELFNWARLSSIWPVTFGLACCAIEMMAASATRYDIDRFGAGAFRATPRQADLMIVSGTVTAKMATRLRRIYDQMPEPKWVVAMGSCAIGGGPYFKYGYHVVKGVDFLVPVDVYIPGCPPRPEVLLDGLMRLQDKIRGRKGKSRVPRWVADYAKKIPYVKR; this comes from the coding sequence ATGCTCGACTTCAAGGTCGACGAGGACCTGGCCCTGGTCACCCGTTCCGACGACAAGAACTTCATCCTGACCACCGTCGACGAGCTCTTCAACTGGGCGCGCCTGTCGAGCATCTGGCCGGTCACCTTCGGCCTGGCCTGCTGCGCCATCGAGATGATGGCCGCTTCGGCCACGCGCTACGACATCGACCGCTTCGGCGCCGGCGCCTTCCGCGCGACCCCGCGCCAGGCCGACCTGATGATCGTCTCCGGGACCGTGACCGCCAAGATGGCGACGCGGCTGCGGCGCATCTACGACCAGATGCCGGAGCCCAAGTGGGTCGTCGCCATGGGCAGCTGCGCCATCGGCGGCGGCCCCTACTTCAAGTACGGCTACCACGTGGTCAAGGGCGTCGACTTCCTGGTGCCTGTGGACGTGTACATTCCCGGCTGCCCGCCGCGCCCCGAGGTGCTGCTCGACGGCCTGATGCGCCTGCAGGACAAGATCCGCGGCCGCAAGGGCAAGTCCCGCGTCCCCAGGTGGGTGGCGGATTACGCCAAGAAGATCCCCTACGTCAAACGTTGA
- a CDS encoding NADH-quinone oxidoreductase subunit C produces the protein MEATAIHELLKRRFGDDVLDFVDGHGQGARVAAARVAEIAQVLRDEDELDFESLMCLTGLDWDGYDESGKGKSVGILGYDELGKPETSDRVGEGELGVAYALYSHRHGHKFCLYARVPRQAPEVPSVSRVWPTAAWHEREAFDLVGVRFTGHPDLRRILLDDDWAGHPLRKDYQMPGVWQEVPLAGRSYAESKWGEDDVVLPDPGGDSGGGA, from the coding sequence ATGGAAGCCACAGCCATCCATGAACTGCTGAAGCGGCGTTTCGGCGACGACGTGCTCGACTTCGTGGACGGCCACGGACAGGGCGCACGGGTCGCCGCCGCACGCGTCGCCGAGATCGCGCAGGTCCTGCGCGACGAGGACGAGCTCGATTTCGAATCCCTGATGTGCCTGACCGGGCTCGACTGGGACGGCTACGACGAGAGCGGCAAGGGCAAGAGCGTGGGCATCCTCGGTTACGACGAACTTGGCAAACCCGAGACCAGCGACCGCGTGGGCGAAGGCGAGCTCGGCGTGGCCTACGCCCTCTACTCCCACCGCCACGGCCACAAGTTCTGCCTGTATGCGCGCGTGCCGCGCCAGGCGCCCGAAGTGCCGTCGGTGTCGCGCGTGTGGCCCACCGCCGCCTGGCACGAGCGCGAGGCCTTCGACCTGGTGGGCGTGCGCTTCACCGGCCACCCCGACCTGCGGCGGATCCTGCTGGACGACGACTGGGCGGGACATCCCCTACGCAAGGACTATCAGATGCCCGGCGTCTGGCAGGAGGTGCCCCTGGCGGGGCGGTCCTACGCCGAGTCCAAGTGGGGCGAGGACGACGTCGTGCTGCCGGATCCCGGCGGCGATTCGGGAGGTGGGGCATGA
- a CDS encoding NADH-quinone oxidoreductase subunit D yields MSEQVSTHGWQAQDEPHDLHSELLEINMGPQHPATHGVLRLLVHTDGEIVHEVTPVIGYLHRCAEKIAEGCDYRQWMVYTDRFDYLAPMNMNFGYAVAVENMLGVAVPERAEHIRVICAELQRIASHLIALGTFGLDMGAWTPLLYCFREREEILNIFERLSGGRMLYNYFDIGGLRFDAYDGFAEDVLDIINIMEQKIGEYNTLLSYNKIFVERTADVGIIDADDCYAYGCTGPVLRGAGVPFDCRKDDPYSIYDRFEFEIPYGEGEKGTIGDCWDRYMVRVREMYESCRIVRQALDAMPDGPIMAEDLKKLVKPPVGSLYTRTESSKGEIGFHIFSDGGARPFRNKVRSPSFSNLHVLEKVGPGLMISDLVATVGSLDIVLGEIDR; encoded by the coding sequence ATGAGCGAGCAGGTCTCCACCCACGGCTGGCAGGCCCAGGACGAACCGCACGATCTGCATTCGGAGCTGCTCGAGATCAACATGGGCCCGCAGCATCCCGCCACCCACGGCGTGCTGCGCCTGCTGGTGCACACCGACGGCGAGATCGTCCACGAGGTCACGCCCGTCATCGGCTACCTGCACCGCTGCGCCGAGAAGATCGCCGAGGGCTGCGACTATCGCCAGTGGATGGTCTACACCGACCGCTTCGACTACCTGGCGCCCATGAACATGAACTTCGGCTACGCGGTGGCCGTCGAGAACATGCTGGGCGTGGCGGTCCCCGAGCGCGCCGAGCACATCCGCGTGATCTGCGCCGAGCTCCAGCGCATCGCCAGCCACCTGATCGCCCTGGGCACCTTCGGCCTGGACATGGGCGCCTGGACGCCGCTGCTCTACTGCTTCCGCGAGCGCGAGGAGATCCTGAACATCTTCGAACGCCTCAGCGGCGGCCGCATGCTCTACAACTACTTCGACATCGGCGGCCTGCGCTTCGACGCCTACGACGGATTCGCCGAGGACGTGCTGGACATAATCAACATCATGGAGCAGAAGATCGGCGAGTACAACACGCTGCTCTCCTACAACAAGATCTTCGTCGAGCGCACGGCCGACGTGGGCATCATCGACGCCGACGACTGCTACGCCTACGGCTGTACCGGCCCCGTGCTGCGCGGCGCCGGCGTGCCTTTCGACTGCCGCAAGGACGACCCCTACTCGATCTACGACCGCTTCGAGTTCGAGATCCCCTACGGCGAGGGGGAAAAGGGCACCATCGGCGACTGCTGGGACCGCTACATGGTGCGCGTGCGCGAGATGTACGAGTCGTGCCGCATCGTCAGGCAGGCCCTCGACGCCATGCCCGACGGCCCGATCATGGCCGAGGACCTCAAGAAGCTGGTCAAGCCGCCCGTCGGCTCGCTCTACACGCGGACCGAGAGCAGCAAGGGCGAGATCGGCTTCCACATCTTCTCCGACGGCGGCGCCAGGCCGTTCCGCAACAAGGTGCGCTCGCCGTCTTTCTCGAACCTGCACGTCCTGGAGAAGGTCGGCCCCGGCCTGATGATCTCCGACCTGGTGGCGACGGTGGGTTCGCTGGACATCGTTCTCGGGGAGATTGACAGGTAG
- the nuoH gene encoding NADH-quinone oxidoreductase subunit NuoH has protein sequence MALIMSLVMALCAIVFTWTERKVAGFIQSRYGPMRVGRFHGVLQPVADMVKILGKEDIIPAEADKPLFMLAPLIIFIGSLLAWAAIPFAPGFIAADLDLGLFYIFAVSSGAVAGILMAGWASNNKWALYGAARGAAQMVSYEIPLALSCIPVVMLTGSLNMNDIVINQQGGIWNWYVFHDPFLFLAFMLYFVASIAEVNRGPFDMPETESELVAGYHVEYTGMRFAFFFLAEYANLFLVSCIATAVFLGGWHPVAGPVVLPGLVFVIKAVLLVLLQMWVRWTLPRLRVDQLMHTCWKVMVPLTLLCVLGAGIWMMATGELG, from the coding sequence ATGGCCCTGATCATGTCCCTGGTGATGGCCCTCTGCGCCATCGTCTTCACCTGGACGGAGCGCAAGGTGGCGGGCTTCATCCAGAGCCGCTACGGCCCCATGCGCGTGGGACGCTTCCACGGCGTGCTGCAGCCCGTGGCCGACATGGTGAAGATCCTCGGCAAGGAGGACATCATCCCCGCGGAGGCGGACAAGCCGCTGTTCATGCTGGCGCCGCTGATCATCTTCATCGGTTCGCTGCTGGCCTGGGCCGCGATCCCCTTCGCGCCCGGATTCATCGCCGCCGACCTCGACCTGGGGCTCTTCTACATCTTCGCCGTCAGCAGCGGCGCGGTGGCCGGCATCCTCATGGCGGGCTGGGCGTCCAACAACAAGTGGGCGCTGTACGGGGCCGCGCGCGGCGCCGCCCAGATGGTCAGCTACGAAATCCCGCTGGCGCTGTCCTGCATCCCCGTGGTCATGCTGACCGGCTCGCTGAACATGAACGATATCGTGATCAACCAGCAGGGCGGCATCTGGAACTGGTACGTCTTCCACGATCCGTTCCTGTTCCTGGCGTTCATGCTGTACTTCGTGGCGTCGATCGCCGAGGTGAACCGCGGCCCCTTCGACATGCCCGAGACCGAATCCGAGCTGGTGGCCGGCTACCATGTCGAGTACACGGGCATGCGCTTCGCCTTCTTCTTCCTGGCCGAGTACGCGAACCTGTTCCTGGTCTCCTGCATCGCCACGGCGGTGTTCCTGGGCGGCTGGCACCCGGTCGCGGGGCCGGTGGTCCTGCCCGGCCTGGTCTTCGTGATCAAGGCCGTGCTGCTGGTGCTGCTGCAGATGTGGGTGCGCTGGACGCTGCCCCGCCTGCGCGTCGACCAGCTCATGCACACGTGTTGGAAGGTGATGGTGCCCCTGACGCTGCTCTGCGTCCTCGGCGCGGGCATCTGGATGATGGCGACCGGCGAGCTCGGCTAG
- a CDS encoding NADH-quinone oxidoreductase subunit I, with translation MTEYVRDICDTVISTLKGMRITGKHLVRKPVTLQYPDERWVLPERFKGFIINETARCDGCLRCAKVCPVGCIYIETTGKGKDRFMHRYAVDYNKCIWCGLCTVECPTGACQHSLDYDHSLYDRKRLVYEFVDPRQPIPCHKARRLELGYYVPDADPGPEKGE, from the coding sequence ATGACCGAGTACGTGCGAGACATATGCGATACCGTGATCAGCACCCTCAAGGGGATGCGCATCACGGGCAAGCACCTGGTGAGGAAGCCCGTGACCCTGCAGTACCCGGACGAGCGCTGGGTCCTGCCTGAGCGGTTCAAGGGCTTCATCATCAACGAAACCGCGCGCTGCGACGGCTGCCTGCGCTGCGCCAAGGTCTGCCCGGTGGGCTGCATCTACATCGAGACCACGGGCAAGGGCAAGGACCGGTTCATGCACCGGTACGCCGTCGACTACAACAAGTGCATCTGGTGCGGCCTCTGCACCGTCGAATGTCCCACCGGCGCCTGCCAGCACAGTCTCGATTACGATCATTCGCTCTACGACCGCAAGCGGCTGGTCTACGAGTTCGTCGATCCCAGGCAGCCGATTCCCTGCCACAAGGCGCGCCGTCTGGAGCTGGGCTACTACGTTCCCGACGCCGATCCTGGCCCGGAAAAGGGGGAGTGA
- a CDS encoding NADH-quinone oxidoreductase subunit J yields the protein MSGDLVFYGFALLTVLAGFFVVFSRNIVHAGFSLLFTLFGVAGLFALLGADFLAVTQVIVYIGGVLVLILFVVMMTRIPRGYLPRRGFDHMVPAGALAIVLFALLYKVVTGTGWAVREPGPAHPTISEIGARLMTTHIFPFEFVSLVLLVAMIGAA from the coding sequence TTGTCCGGAGATCTCGTCTTCTACGGATTCGCGCTGTTGACCGTGCTGGCCGGCTTCTTCGTCGTCTTCAGCCGCAACATCGTGCACGCCGGCTTCAGCCTGCTGTTCACCCTCTTCGGCGTGGCCGGGCTGTTCGCGCTGCTCGGCGCCGATTTCCTGGCCGTGACGCAGGTCATCGTCTATATCGGCGGCGTCCTGGTCCTGATCCTCTTCGTGGTCATGATGACCCGCATCCCGCGCGGCTACCTGCCGCGCCGCGGCTTCGACCACATGGTGCCGGCGGGCGCCCTGGCCATCGTGCTCTTCGCCCTGCTCTACAAGGTCGTAACGGGCACGGGCTGGGCCGTGCGCGAGCCCGGTCCCGCACACCCGACCATCTCCGAGATCGGCGCCCGGCTGATGACCACGCACATCTTCCCCTTCGAGTTCGTGTCGCTGGTGCTGCTGGTGGCCATGATCGGCGCCGC